The Candidatus Limnocylindrales bacterium genome includes a region encoding these proteins:
- a CDS encoding PBP1A family penicillin-binding protein, translated as MLRVLKWLVALILTVTVGFGAVVLLTMYDELTKTLPTIDRLLEYDPPVATRVYAADGSLIEEFYRERRYRVPIAEIPPLVRNAFLAAEDSDFFAHRGVDFIGILRAMVANLRAGDVVQGASTITQQVVKALLLTPERSYERKAKEILLSLRLEQHLTKEQILELYLNQIYFGDGNHGVGAAARNYFGKSVQELTAAEAALLAGLPAAPSRYSPNRDPEAATTRQHYVLRRMLEEHFLSAGEYQAAMRETVQVLARHQKVSSVRNYYTETVRLQLETMFGAEAPYNQGYTVHTSMQPRLQSLAELAVRNGIERIDGALGYRGPKSHPSDQEARDTVARTKGDIGDDPLDPERIYEAVVTRVAPGKLDVTVGPFSSTVDVSAVHWSGRAKSRTFRAGDVIEVRTREPAHVVSAKTAKAALAKTASAEAAKKPDAAATPAAAQAGGATLPVAEKTVEPPHFYLAQTPEIEAALIVIDMQDGGIAALVGGYDFLASQFNRALQAERQPGSAFKPFVYAAALDHGFTAASILQDTPVEFMDNDKLWQPRNYTRDYKGPIRLRTALEQSRNVVSVKLVDAMGPKTVVDYLSRFHLSGHFGANLSLGLGTTEMTLRDLTEGYTAFANGGVKVEPVLIRSIEDKDGKSFFTDEPRRREALSPETASLMTYILRGVVERGTATSIKALERPVAGKTGTTNEQRDAWFIGYTPNLAVGVWVGFDDPNQTMGKMGTGGRVAAPIWLDFMKPALAGTPVRDFEMPEDINCVNIDPDSGKRAAEWTAAPFLECFKEGTEPGSPGEEDSTPPASPSEVRVYRPPGDAGSPPATGAGDPLGAVPLDEDGFPIERTPPNAGDPRWPSERNPETPTRDRWASSPAPVPTDPYGRPLPGGVATDPYGRPLPPEPATDPYGRPLPEPATDPYGRPLPGAATDPYGRALPGDGAATEPYGRALPRDADGRPLRGAGVPTDADGRPLPRVRTDPYGRPMPEHLSARPVETRSGTEVRLYRDSEGRDPATDEAPPPPPPSEESARPSGRLWGTAPIEPPPAAREDNGIRLFPNTGQARRD; from the coding sequence GTGTTGCGTGTTCTCAAGTGGCTGGTCGCGCTGATCCTTACGGTCACCGTGGGGTTCGGCGCCGTCGTCCTGCTGACGATGTACGACGAGCTCACCAAAACGCTGCCCACGATCGATCGCCTTCTCGAATACGACCCCCCGGTCGCCACACGAGTCTACGCCGCCGACGGCTCGCTGATCGAGGAATTCTACCGCGAGCGACGCTACCGGGTTCCGATCGCCGAGATCCCGCCGCTCGTGCGCAATGCGTTCCTGGCCGCCGAGGATTCCGACTTCTTCGCGCATCGCGGAGTCGATTTCATCGGGATTCTTCGCGCGATGGTCGCCAACCTGCGCGCCGGCGACGTCGTCCAGGGCGCGAGCACCATCACGCAGCAGGTCGTCAAGGCGCTGCTGCTGACGCCCGAGCGCAGCTACGAGCGCAAGGCGAAGGAAATCCTGCTGTCGCTGCGTCTCGAGCAGCACCTGACCAAGGAGCAGATCCTCGAGCTCTACCTGAACCAGATCTACTTCGGCGACGGCAACCACGGAGTCGGCGCCGCCGCGCGCAACTACTTCGGAAAATCCGTGCAGGAGCTGACCGCCGCCGAAGCAGCGCTGCTGGCCGGGCTTCCCGCCGCGCCGAGCCGCTATTCGCCCAACCGCGATCCGGAAGCGGCGACCACGCGCCAGCATTACGTGCTGCGCCGCATGCTCGAAGAGCATTTCCTGAGCGCCGGCGAATACCAGGCCGCGATGCGCGAGACCGTGCAGGTGCTGGCGCGGCACCAGAAAGTGAGCTCGGTGCGCAACTACTACACCGAGACGGTGCGCCTGCAGCTCGAGACGATGTTCGGCGCCGAAGCTCCGTACAACCAGGGATACACCGTGCACACGTCGATGCAGCCGCGCCTGCAGTCGCTGGCCGAGCTGGCCGTGCGCAACGGCATCGAGCGCATCGACGGCGCGCTCGGCTATCGCGGACCGAAGTCGCACCCGAGCGACCAGGAAGCCCGTGACACGGTCGCGCGCACGAAGGGCGACATCGGCGACGACCCGCTCGATCCCGAGCGGATCTACGAGGCCGTCGTCACGCGCGTCGCGCCCGGAAAGCTCGACGTAACGGTGGGCCCGTTCAGCTCCACCGTCGATGTGTCCGCCGTACACTGGAGCGGCCGGGCGAAGAGCCGGACGTTCCGCGCCGGCGACGTCATCGAGGTCCGCACGCGCGAGCCTGCTCACGTCGTGTCGGCGAAGACAGCGAAGGCTGCGCTGGCCAAAACCGCGAGCGCGGAGGCCGCAAAAAAGCCGGACGCGGCGGCAACGCCTGCCGCAGCGCAGGCCGGCGGCGCCACGCTGCCGGTTGCGGAGAAAACCGTCGAGCCTCCGCATTTCTACCTCGCCCAGACGCCGGAGATCGAAGCGGCGCTGATCGTGATCGACATGCAGGACGGCGGCATCGCCGCACTGGTCGGCGGATACGATTTCCTCGCGAGCCAGTTCAACCGCGCGCTGCAGGCCGAGCGCCAGCCGGGCTCGGCATTCAAGCCGTTCGTCTATGCCGCGGCGCTCGATCACGGATTCACGGCCGCAAGCATTCTCCAGGACACGCCGGTCGAGTTCATGGACAACGACAAGCTCTGGCAGCCGCGCAACTACACGCGCGACTACAAGGGCCCGATCCGGCTGCGCACCGCGCTCGAACAGTCGCGCAACGTCGTTTCCGTCAAGCTCGTCGACGCCATGGGGCCCAAGACCGTCGTCGACTACCTGTCACGCTTTCATCTGTCCGGACACTTCGGCGCGAACCTCTCTCTCGGGCTCGGAACCACCGAGATGACGCTGCGGGATCTGACCGAAGGCTACACCGCGTTCGCCAACGGCGGCGTCAAGGTCGAGCCGGTGCTGATCCGCAGCATCGAGGACAAGGACGGAAAGTCGTTCTTCACCGACGAGCCGCGCCGGCGTGAAGCGCTCTCGCCGGAAACCGCCTCACTGATGACGTACATCCTGCGCGGCGTCGTCGAACGCGGCACTGCGACGAGCATCAAGGCCCTCGAGCGCCCGGTCGCGGGAAAGACCGGTACGACCAACGAGCAGCGCGATGCATGGTTCATCGGTTACACGCCGAATCTCGCGGTCGGCGTGTGGGTCGGTTTCGACGATCCCAACCAGACGATGGGCAAGATGGGAACCGGCGGACGCGTCGCTGCGCCGATCTGGCTCGACTTCATGAAGCCCGCGCTGGCCGGCACACCGGTGCGCGACTTCGAGATGCCCGAAGACATCAATTGCGTGAACATCGATCCGGATTCGGGCAAGCGCGCCGCCGAGTGGACCGCCGCTCCGTTCCTCGAATGCTTCAAGGAAGGCACCGAGCCCGGCAGTCCGGGCGAGGAAGACTCGACGCCGCCAGCGTCACCGTCGGAAGTGCGCGTGTATCGCCCGCCTGGCGACGCTGGCTCCCCGCCGGCCACCGGCGCCGGCGATCCGCTCGGCGCCGTGCCGCTCGACGAAGATGGTTTTCCGATCGAAAGAACGCCGCCGAACGCGGGCGATCCGCGTTGGCCGTCCGAGCGCAACCCGGAAACGCCCACACGCGATCGATGGGCGTCATCACCAGCTCCCGTTCCGACCGATCCGTACGGCCGACCCCTGCCCGGCGGCGTCGCGACGGATCCGTATGGCCGTCCGCTGCCGCCGGAACCGGCGACCGATCCGTATGGCCGCCCGCTGCCTGAACCGGCGACCGATCCGTATGGCCGCCCGCTGCCGGGTGCCGCGACTGATCCGTATGGCCGCGCGCTCCCCGGTGATGGCGCTGCGACGGAGCCGTACGGCCGGGCATTGCCCAGAGATGCCGACGGCCGCCCGCTGCGCGGAGCCGGCGTTCCGACCGATGCGGATGGCCGTCCGCTTCCGCGCGTACGGACCGATCCGTACGGCCGCCCGATGCCCGAACATCTGAGTGCGCGGCCCGTCGAGACCCGATCCGGGACCGAAGTGCGGCTCTATCGCGATTCGGAAGGTCGCGACCCGGCGACCGACGAAGCGCCACCGCCACCGCCGCCATCCGAAGAGAGCGCGCGACCGTCCGGTCGTCTTTGGGGAACCGCGCCGATCGAACCTCCGCCCGCTGCGCGCGAGGACAACGGAATCAGATTGTTTCCCAATACGGGCCAAGCGCGTCGCGACTGA
- a CDS encoding Sir2 family NAD-dependent protein deacetylase, producing MGSSDRTSIDAEREGASADSPVREAARLLARAQSVVFLTGAGISTESGIPDFRSPGGLWTRYDPRKLTFDLFCAHESTRRDYWKLATESYPVLRRAEPNAAHRAIVAVERAGKLSCLVTQNIDGLHCRAGSSRERVIEIHGSSLAASCIECGAAHDREQIHEDLVRQLAEAGEDGEIAVPYCDRCGGPVKPATVSFGQAMPVAETERAFAAASACDLFIVVGSSLVVYPAAGLPEVAVRAGAPLVIVNNEETPLDRLADVVLRGSAGESMSLLVRAAGIRFP from the coding sequence GTGGGTTCGAGCGACCGAACGAGCATCGATGCAGAACGAGAAGGCGCATCCGCCGATTCGCCGGTGCGCGAAGCGGCTCGCCTGCTCGCGCGTGCGCAGTCGGTCGTTTTCCTTACCGGCGCAGGCATCTCGACCGAATCGGGGATTCCGGATTTCCGCTCTCCCGGCGGTCTCTGGACCAGGTACGACCCGAGAAAGCTGACCTTCGATCTTTTCTGCGCGCACGAGAGCACCCGGCGCGACTACTGGAAGCTCGCGACCGAGTCGTATCCGGTGCTCAGGCGTGCCGAGCCGAACGCGGCGCATCGCGCGATCGTTGCCGTGGAGCGTGCCGGCAAGCTTTCCTGCCTCGTCACGCAGAACATCGACGGGCTGCACTGCAGGGCGGGGAGCTCGCGGGAACGCGTCATCGAGATCCATGGCTCTTCGCTTGCGGCCTCCTGCATTGAATGCGGCGCCGCCCACGACCGCGAGCAGATCCACGAGGACCTCGTCCGCCAGCTCGCGGAAGCCGGTGAGGACGGCGAGATCGCCGTGCCGTACTGCGACCGCTGCGGCGGGCCGGTCAAGCCGGCGACGGTCTCGTTCGGACAGGCGATGCCGGTGGCCGAGACCGAACGCGCATTCGCCGCGGCGTCGGCGTGCGATCTGTTCATCGTCGTCGGCTCGTCGCTGGTCGTCTATCCGGCCGCCGGCCTTCCCGAGGTTGCCGTGCGCGCCGGCGCGCCTCTGGTGATCGTGAACAACGAGGAGACGCCACTCGACCGCCTGGCCGACGTCGTCCTTCGCGGCTCAGCGGGCGAGTCGATGTCGCTTCTCGTGCGCGCGGCCGGTATTCGTTTTCCTTGA
- a CDS encoding DegT/DnrJ/EryC1/StrS family aminotransferase yields MIPFLDLVRDFQEVEADARRRIDSVLASAHYVLGAQTEWLENQVRVRLGAAAAVAVSSGSDALSLALLALGIGAGDAVVVPSFTFFATAGAVLHAGATPVFCDIDPATFLAGEREMRAAIERDFQNGQGTLRHRRTGARLAALLPVHLYGQASAMDAIMRLARETGARVVEDAAQAFDCRLHGTPVGRFGDVGCFSFYPTKNLGGAGDGGLVVSDDRALGARIARLRSHGGDEGSYLHTEAGINARMSELVAAVINAKLARLDAWTARRREIAALYSSSLGVAAADGIGIPQPCAPESHVWHQYTVRIDGRSSTASSGASRRDRIRARLEDAGVATRVFYPLPLHRQPCFAAGGDGAPELPHADAASAEVLCLPVYPSLGDDAVLRVADALCTAARLE; encoded by the coding sequence TTGATCCCGTTTCTCGACCTCGTCCGCGATTTTCAAGAAGTCGAAGCCGATGCCCGCCGCCGCATCGACTCGGTGCTGGCGAGCGCACACTACGTTCTCGGGGCGCAGACCGAATGGCTCGAGAACCAAGTGCGCGTGCGGCTCGGAGCGGCGGCGGCGGTCGCCGTCAGCTCGGGCAGCGACGCGCTTTCGCTTGCGCTGCTCGCGCTCGGCATCGGTGCGGGCGACGCGGTCGTGGTGCCGTCGTTCACGTTCTTCGCCACCGCCGGCGCCGTGCTCCACGCCGGAGCGACGCCGGTGTTCTGCGACATCGATCCGGCAACGTTCCTGGCCGGTGAGCGCGAGATGCGCGCCGCGATCGAACGCGACTTCCAGAACGGGCAGGGAACGCTGCGCCATCGCCGCACGGGCGCACGCCTTGCGGCGCTGCTCCCGGTGCATCTTTACGGGCAGGCCTCGGCGATGGACGCGATCATGCGGCTGGCGCGCGAAACCGGTGCACGCGTCGTCGAGGACGCTGCGCAGGCGTTCGATTGCCGCTTGCACGGCACGCCCGTCGGACGTTTCGGCGACGTCGGGTGCTTTTCGTTCTATCCGACCAAGAACCTGGGCGGCGCCGGCGACGGCGGGCTCGTGGTCTCGGACGATCGCGCGCTCGGCGCGCGCATTGCTCGCCTTCGCAGTCACGGAGGAGACGAGGGCAGCTACCTGCACACCGAAGCCGGGATCAATGCGCGCATGTCCGAGCTGGTCGCGGCGGTGATCAATGCGAAGCTCGCGCGCCTCGATGCGTGGACCGCAAGAAGGCGAGAGATCGCCGCGCTCTATTCGTCGAGTCTCGGCGTCGCGGCAGCGGACGGCATCGGGATCCCGCAGCCGTGCGCGCCCGAGTCGCATGTCTGGCACCAATATACGGTGAGAATCGACGGCCGCTCTTCCACGGCATCGAGCGGCGCATCGCGCCGCGACCGGATCCGCGCGCGCCTCGAAGACGCCGGCGTCGCGACACGCGTGTTCTATCCGCTGCCGCTTCACCGCCAGCCGTGCTTTGCCGCGGGCGGCGACGGCGCGCCGGAGCTGCCGCACGCCGATGCGGCGTCGGCCGAAGTGCTGTGCCTGCCGGTCTATCCGTCGCTCGGCGACGATGCGGTGCTTCGCGTCGCCGATGCGCTTTGCACGGCCGCCCGCCTCGAATGA
- a CDS encoding hydroxymethylpyrimidine/phosphomethylpyrimidine kinase has product MVAIGGFDPSCGAGVVADARSIEAMGAVPLAVATALTVQSGSGVRSSSAVRPALVVAQLEELLRHLPVRAIKIGQVPSGGVARALARSLSGSALPLVLDPVLRATGGGELASASAVSAIARHLVPLSTLLTVNLREASVLTGRRVTSIASMERAAVDLAELGARAVLVKGGHLSGDPLDVLLAGGDHIVLRSRRIAASMHGTGCALASAVAARLACGDELEIAVRRGREHVRRLLTASQKTGRSRLRAPEPY; this is encoded by the coding sequence GTGGTCGCGATCGGAGGGTTCGATCCGTCGTGCGGCGCCGGCGTGGTCGCCGATGCGCGCTCGATCGAAGCGATGGGAGCAGTACCGCTCGCCGTCGCGACCGCGCTCACCGTGCAATCGGGCAGCGGCGTGCGTTCCTCCTCGGCCGTGCGGCCGGCGCTCGTCGTCGCGCAGCTCGAAGAGCTCCTCCGGCATCTTCCGGTTCGTGCGATCAAGATCGGACAGGTTCCGAGCGGCGGCGTCGCACGCGCGCTTGCCCGCAGCCTTTCGGGATCCGCGTTGCCGCTGGTTCTCGATCCGGTTCTGCGCGCGACCGGCGGCGGCGAGCTCGCGAGCGCATCGGCTGTGTCTGCAATCGCCAGGCATCTCGTCCCGCTTTCGACGCTGCTGACGGTCAATCTGCGTGAAGCATCGGTGCTGACCGGGCGGCGTGTGACCAGTATCGCATCGATGGAACGTGCAGCAGTCGATCTTGCGGAGCTCGGCGCCCGGGCAGTGCTCGTCAAGGGCGGTCATCTGAGCGGAGATCCGCTCGACGTGCTGCTGGCGGGCGGCGACCACATCGTGCTTCGCAGCCGGCGAATCGCCGCATCCATGCACGGAACGGGCTGCGCGCTGGCCTCTGCGGTGGCAGCGAGACTTGCCTGCGGTGATGAGCTCGAAATCGCAGTGCGTCGTGGGCGTGAGCACGTGCGCCGGCTGCTCACGGCATCGCAAAAGACCGGAAGAAGCCGCCTTCGCGCTCCCGAACCATATTGA
- the ptsP gene encoding phosphoenolpyruvate--protein phosphotransferase codes for MLEDLTVLLGRSIDAGDALEGLVRMVASAFDCEVCSLYSFDPDTGLLSLAATHGLPARSIGRVTMSKSEGLVGLVVEQQEPVIVDDALAHPRFKFFPETGEEKYHSFLGVPVGEGGGTRGVLVVQSRRRRRFVPEDISLARSVAGQIRAFMVNAHLSERLQRQEEERERYRREMQKAVQRLETLETARSRSERKVDDTDTVMRSGLGASPGIGIGRAHKLEPPADLADVEITPGIGILEERARFESALADAVREVEEARVRMRELVPEVGGAIFEALRMMIEDSSFSSRVGEEIDKGISAEGALKTVVHDYVQRFEAMTDDYLRERAADVREAGQRILWFLLGIEAKVPQVRDNAVLIANELSVTDLASVDHDKLCGIVSSTGGVTSHAVILAKSLGIPTVVGVDGILDAVREGADIVVDGNSGTVYLRPGADVLAEYRRLDVEYREFQRGLEHLRELPAETLDGHRVSLLTNVGLIGEIDLIDKYGAEGVGLYRTEFPFLSWRDFPNEDEQRNLYRRVFKRMEGRPLTIRTLDLGADKHPLFGPQFRERNPFLGLRSIRLSLESPDFFCEQIRAVLRAADGAPVRILFPMITNVEEMRRVREIYSECLLDLESEGMETAPCVELGAMIEVPSAVLQARQLMREVDFVSIGTNDLIQYTLAVDRDNLRVASLYEPLHPAVLQSIKMTVDAAHDAGRRVGMCGEMAGNPLCTLVLIGMGLDELSMGARSVPVIKQIVRKANYDDAVRVAADVLRCDTIEEVKGTVFAALRERDLIELVDSVS; via the coding sequence TTGCTCGAGGACCTGACGGTTCTGCTCGGCCGCAGCATCGATGCCGGCGACGCGCTCGAGGGGCTCGTGCGCATGGTCGCGTCGGCTTTCGATTGCGAGGTGTGCTCGCTCTACAGCTTCGATCCCGACACCGGTCTTCTCAGCCTGGCGGCAACGCACGGCCTTCCTGCACGCAGTATCGGCCGCGTCACGATGAGCAAGAGCGAAGGTCTCGTCGGACTCGTCGTCGAGCAGCAGGAGCCCGTCATCGTCGACGACGCGCTCGCGCATCCGCGTTTCAAATTCTTTCCGGAGACGGGTGAGGAAAAATACCATTCGTTTCTCGGTGTGCCGGTCGGCGAGGGCGGCGGCACGCGCGGCGTGCTCGTCGTGCAGAGCCGGCGCCGCCGCCGCTTCGTGCCCGAAGACATCAGCCTCGCGCGTTCGGTCGCCGGCCAGATCCGCGCATTCATGGTCAACGCGCATCTGTCCGAACGACTCCAGCGCCAGGAAGAAGAACGCGAGCGCTACCGGCGCGAGATGCAGAAGGCCGTCCAGCGCCTGGAGACGCTCGAGACCGCAAGGTCGAGAAGCGAGCGCAAGGTCGACGACACCGACACCGTCATGCGCTCGGGCCTCGGCGCATCGCCGGGCATCGGCATCGGCCGCGCGCACAAGCTCGAACCTCCTGCGGATCTTGCCGACGTCGAGATCACCCCCGGCATCGGCATCCTCGAGGAGCGCGCGCGTTTCGAGTCGGCGCTCGCCGACGCGGTCCGCGAAGTCGAAGAGGCGCGCGTTCGCATGCGCGAGCTCGTGCCCGAAGTCGGCGGAGCGATCTTCGAAGCGCTGCGCATGATGATCGAGGACAGCTCGTTCTCGTCGCGCGTCGGCGAAGAGATCGACAAGGGCATCTCGGCCGAAGGCGCGCTCAAGACGGTCGTACACGACTACGTCCAGCGCTTCGAGGCGATGACCGACGACTACCTTCGCGAGCGTGCGGCCGACGTGCGCGAGGCCGGCCAGAGAATCCTGTGGTTCCTGCTCGGCATCGAAGCCAAGGTGCCGCAGGTTCGTGACAATGCGGTGCTGATTGCGAACGAGCTTTCGGTGACCGACCTGGCCAGCGTCGACCACGACAAGCTGTGCGGCATCGTCTCGTCGACGGGCGGTGTGACGTCGCACGCGGTGATCCTGGCAAAGTCGCTCGGGATCCCGACCGTCGTCGGAGTCGACGGCATTCTGGACGCGGTTCGCGAAGGCGCCGACATCGTCGTCGACGGCAACTCGGGTACCGTCTACCTGCGTCCGGGAGCGGACGTGCTGGCCGAATACCGCAGGCTCGACGTCGAATACCGCGAGTTCCAGCGCGGCCTCGAGCACCTGCGCGAGCTTCCCGCCGAAACCCTCGACGGCCATCGCGTGAGCCTGCTGACCAACGTCGGGCTGATCGGCGAGATCGACCTGATCGACAAGTACGGCGCCGAAGGCGTGGGCCTCTACCGCACCGAGTTCCCGTTTCTTTCGTGGCGCGATTTTCCGAACGAGGACGAGCAGAGGAATCTCTACCGCCGCGTGTTCAAGCGCATGGAAGGGCGGCCGCTGACGATCCGCACGCTCGATCTCGGTGCCGACAAGCATCCGCTGTTCGGCCCGCAGTTCCGCGAGCGCAATCCGTTTCTCGGCCTGCGCTCGATCCGCCTGTCGCTCGAGTCGCCGGACTTTTTCTGCGAGCAGATCCGCGCCGTGCTGCGCGCCGCCGACGGTGCGCCGGTTCGGATCCTGTTCCCGATGATCACCAACGTCGAAGAGATGCGGCGCGTGCGCGAGATCTATTCGGAGTGCCTGCTCGACCTCGAAAGCGAAGGCATGGAGACCGCGCCGTGCGTCGAGCTCGGCGCCATGATCGAAGTGCCGTCGGCGGTGCTGCAGGCGCGCCAGCTCATGCGCGAGGTCGACTTCGTCTCGATCGGCACCAACGACCTCATCCAGTACACGCTCGCCGTCGACCGCGACAACCTGCGCGTGGCCTCGCTGTACGAGCCGCTGCATCCGGCCGTGCTGCAGTCGATCAAGATGACGGTCGACGCTGCGCACGACGCCGGCCGCCGCGTCGGCATGTGCGGCGAGATGGCCGGCAACCCGCTGTGCACCCTTGTCCTGATCGGCATGGGGCTCGACGAGCTCAGCATGGGCGCGCGGTCGGTCCCGGTGATCAAGCAGATCGTACGCAAGGCGAACTACGACGATGCCGTGCGGGTGGCGGCCGACGTGCTTCGCTGCGACACGATCGAAGAGGTCAAGGGAACGGTCTTTGCCGCGCTTCGCGAGCGCGACCTGATCGAGCTCGTGGATTCGGTGAGCTGA
- a CDS encoding ion channel encodes MPDSRRSWSPRQEIDVVGSRTSAASDLYNLFLRLPWWIDLLVLSVIFLVINLLFAIAYDFAGGVVGAHHGSLLDHFFFSVQTMATIGYGEMHPVSVLAEALVTIEVIVGVSLIAIATGIMFAKFSVPRARMQFATRATISPFNGAPMLMFRLGNERASQILEATVRVVMLRTERTAEGVTYYRMRDLVLERDRSPALSRSWTVMHPIDQSSPLYGATPETLVRDEVELMLTVVGIDETSLQNLHARYTYQADEVTWGARHADMLSEKADGSLQLDMGEFDRLVATVPTPEFPYP; translated from the coding sequence ATGCCGGACTCGCGCAGGAGCTGGAGCCCTCGTCAGGAGATCGACGTCGTCGGCAGCCGCACGTCGGCCGCGAGCGATCTGTACAATCTCTTCCTGCGCCTTCCGTGGTGGATCGACCTGCTGGTGCTGTCGGTCATCTTCCTCGTCATTAATCTTCTCTTCGCGATTGCGTATGACTTCGCCGGCGGTGTCGTCGGAGCCCACCACGGCTCGCTGCTCGATCATTTCTTCTTCAGCGTGCAGACGATGGCCACGATCGGCTACGGTGAGATGCATCCGGTCAGCGTGCTCGCCGAGGCGCTGGTCACGATCGAGGTCATCGTCGGGGTTTCGCTGATCGCGATCGCGACCGGAATCATGTTCGCGAAATTCAGCGTGCCGCGGGCACGCATGCAGTTTGCGACGCGCGCGACGATCTCTCCGTTCAACGGCGCGCCGATGCTGATGTTCCGCCTCGGCAACGAGCGAGCCTCGCAGATCCTCGAAGCCACGGTGCGCGTCGTGATGCTGCGCACCGAGCGGACAGCCGAGGGCGTCACGTACTATCGCATGCGCGATCTCGTGCTCGAGCGCGACCGTTCGCCTGCACTGTCGAGATCATGGACGGTGATGCATCCCATCGACCAGTCGAGCCCGCTCTACGGTGCGACGCCGGAGACGCTCGTGCGCGACGAGGTCGAGCTCATGCTGACGGTCGTCGGCATCGACGAGACCTCGCTGCAGAACCTGCATGCGCGCTACACGTACCAGGCCGACGAAGTGACGTGGGGCGCGCGCCATGCCGACATGCTTTCCGAGAAGGCCGACGGCAGTCTGCAGCTCGACATGGGCGAGTTCGACCGCCTCGTCGCAACGGTGCCGACGCCGGAATTTCCGTATCCTTAA
- a CDS encoding alpha/beta hydrolase, with product MTQRTARSPLGHLSAIASAACALTAVLLAPATAHALADAPAAAPQGIEKVETTFESVDATVSAQWEFPAHTPAPLVVLIPASEAVDRDGLPPGYGEDPATGIYAQFARKLLAAGFAVFRYDSPGTGRSGPGQFCTVRSTALEAYTRAVDHPKVDGEHVFLIGHSASTDTVVGIYPRYAAVRPLAGVVLLANIVGETEIVGVAAPTLIIVSDKTPDEIYQHGQFPRDARVTKKLETSLVVLPGAEETMLSPIDKSGGGKIYSIEPRAVDAVLEWLKGKVGLPIKS from the coding sequence ATGACGCAACGAACCGCCCGGAGCCCGCTTGGCCATCTCTCTGCGATCGCTTCCGCCGCGTGCGCGCTGACCGCAGTCCTGCTCGCGCCGGCAACCGCCCATGCACTGGCTGACGCGCCTGCGGCCGCACCGCAGGGAATCGAAAAAGTCGAGACCACGTTCGAGAGCGTCGACGCGACGGTTTCCGCGCAGTGGGAGTTCCCCGCGCACACGCCTGCCCCGCTCGTCGTGCTGATTCCGGCATCCGAGGCAGTCGACCGCGACGGCCTGCCGCCCGGCTACGGCGAAGATCCCGCAACCGGGATCTACGCGCAGTTCGCACGCAAGCTCCTCGCCGCCGGGTTCGCGGTGTTTCGCTACGACTCGCCCGGAACGGGGCGCAGCGGTCCCGGACAGTTCTGCACCGTGCGATCGACCGCGCTCGAGGCCTACACGCGCGCCGTCGACCATCCGAAGGTGGACGGCGAGCACGTCTTCCTGATCGGCCACAGCGCGAGCACCGACACCGTCGTCGGAATCTATCCGCGCTATGCCGCGGTGCGGCCGCTCGCCGGCGTCGTGCTGCTCGCGAACATCGTCGGCGAGACCGAGATCGTCGGCGTCGCTGCGCCGACGCTCATCATCGTAAGCGACAAGACACCGGACGAGATCTACCAGCACGGCCAGTTCCCAAGGGATGCGCGCGTCACGAAGAAGCTGGAAACGTCGCTCGTCGTGCTGCCCGGCGCCGAGGAGACGATGCTGAGCCCCATCGACAAGAGCGGTGGCGGCAAGATCTATTCGATCGAGCCGCGCGCGGTCGATGCCGTGCTCGAATGGCTGAAAGGCAAGGTCGGCCTGCCCATCAAGAGCTAG